Proteins from a genomic interval of Deltaproteobacteria bacterium:
- the ccsB gene encoding c-type cytochrome biogenesis protein CcsB has product MVLCYKKAMTGYEDILSRDVYLLLVEVRLYWLVAMLYGTCFLLFLFHVITKERGLGRAARALLWAAVVIHAGQILLRTFEGARAPFQTLYESLSWFAWTASLTYLYASRRWRDFFVPGLFVTPLSMGACLYALLSRSPAVEPLSPPLQSYWFEWHVILAFFSYAVFVVSCAVEASYLVMKPFLRRGLGMKLGMKLEDLDAFRSMAVKLVVFGFPALTFAIFSGAAWANEAWGRYWSWDPKETWSLITWTVFTMYLHAMAVPAWRGAPASALNVLGFLCMMMTFLGVNWLAKLLGIPSLHLYAV; this is encoded by the coding sequence ATGGTGTTGTGTTATAAAAAAGCCATGACAGGCTACGAAGATATCCTCTCAAGGGACGTCTACCTGCTGCTCGTCGAAGTGAGGCTTTACTGGCTCGTGGCCATGCTTTACGGCACGTGCTTTCTGCTTTTCCTCTTCCATGTGATAACGAAGGAGCGCGGGCTCGGCAGGGCCGCGAGGGCGCTGCTCTGGGCGGCCGTGGTCATCCACGCCGGCCAGATACTGCTTCGCACCTTCGAGGGAGCGCGGGCGCCCTTCCAGACGCTCTACGAGAGCCTGTCGTGGTTTGCGTGGACGGCCTCGCTAACCTACCTCTACGCATCGAGGCGGTGGAGGGACTTCTTTGTGCCGGGGCTCTTCGTGACGCCCCTTTCCATGGGGGCCTGTCTGTACGCCCTGCTTTCGAGGTCCCCGGCCGTCGAGCCGCTCTCGCCGCCGCTTCAGAGCTACTGGTTCGAGTGGCACGTCATCCTCGCCTTCTTCTCCTACGCCGTCTTCGTCGTAAGCTGCGCCGTCGAGGCGAGCTACCTCGTCATGAAGCCCTTTCTGCGGCGGGGACTCGGCATGAAGCTCGGCATGAAGCTCGAAGACCTCGACGCCTTCCGCTCCATGGCCGTCAAGCTCGTGGTCTTCGGCTTTCCGGCCCTCACCTTCGCCATATTCTCCGGCGCCGCATGGGCCAACGAGGCGTGGGGGAGGTACTGGAGCTGGGACCCCAAGGAGACGTGGTCGCTCATCACGTGGACGGTCTTCACAATGTACCTTCACGCCATGGCCGTGCCGGCCTGGCGCGGCGCGCCGGCCTCGGCCCTCAACGTACTCGGTTTCCTCTGCATGATGATGACTTTTCTCGGCGTCAACTGGCTGGCGAAACTGCTGGGCATACCGAGCCTCCACCTCTACGCCGTATAG